GCCCATGTCACCGGCGATCAGGATGTCCGCGCCCGAATCGACCTCCTCGTCGGCGATTCGGCGGCCCGCGTCGATGGCGGCGGTGACCTCGTCGTCGCTCAGCGCGTCCTCGACGGAGATGTCGCCGCTGCTGCGGCGGACCTTGTGGGTGCCGATCGACGGCGTGAGGGGCTGCTCGACGTCGACGGCGATGTCGACGACGCGTACGGTCGCGCCCGCCGCCTCGGCGAGCACGTTGATGGCGGCGCCGCCGGCATCGAAGTTGGCCACCATGGCGGCGGTGACCTCCGCCGGATACGCGGACACCCCTGCCGCGGCGACGCCGTGATCGCCGGCGAACACCACGACGCGGGCCCGCTCGAACTGCCGGGGCGGGCAGAGACCCTGGCATGACGCCACCCACACCGACAGGTCCTCGAGCCTGCCCAGCGAGCCCGACGGTTTGGTCAGCCGTCTCTGCCGGGCGCGTGCCGCGACCGCGATATCGGGATCGGGCGGGTCCACGGGTGCGAAGCCGGTCACAGGGCGGTGGCCTTGACGGTGACCGGCTGACCGGCGACGACGAGCACCACGCGATCGCACACCGCGGCCAGCCGTTGGTTGAGCGTGCCGAGTGCGTCGGCGAACCGCCAGCCGGACTCCGTCGCGGGAACCACGGTAAGCCCGACCTCTGGCGAGACGAGCGCGAGCGGGGAACCGTAGGACGCAACGGCGTCGACCAGATCGTCGATGTCGGCCGACACGGAGCCGCCGGTCCACGCACCGGCCCGATCCATCGCCGCGGTCAGCCAGGTACCCACGTCGTCGACGACGGTCGCCATGGTGCCATCAGCGCGCAACTGCGTTGCGACATCTACGGTTTCGATCGTGGTCCAGCCGGCAGGCCGACGCTGACGATGCGCATCCACCCGTGCCGACCACTCGGCGTCGCCTTCCGGGGCAGGGCCGGTGGCGAGGTAACGAACAGCGGCCGACGCGCCTGCCGATTCTGCGATCGCCGCCTCCGCCCATTGGGATTTGCCCGACCGGATGCCACCGAGCACCAGGATGCGCACCGGGGTCAGGCGATCTTGGCGCCGCGCTCCACCTGCGGCCGGGGCGCGCGCATCCGGCGCAGCTGCGACGCGCGGCTGGCCGCGTAAAAGCCGAGCTTCCAACCGGTTTCGGTGTTGTCGGGGAACTTCGCGTCGACCAAGCGGTTGACCTTGCGGCCCAGGATGAACCCGTCGATCACCATGATGAAAACCAGGATCAGCATCGCGGGGGAGATGGCCTGTTGCACGGCCAGCGAGGGAACCGAGAGCATCACGAAGATCAGCACCAGCGCAGCGGGCATGAACAGGCCCAAAACGTTGCGGCGGGCGTCGACGATGTCGCGGACGTAGCGGCGCACCGGCCCCTTGTCCCGCGGCAGCAGGTAGGCGTCGTCGCCGGCCATCATCTTCTCGCGGCGTTCCGCCATCTCCGCGCGGCGGGCGAGCTTGTCGGCCTTGCGCTCCTCGCGGGTCAGCTTCGAGCGCATCTCCTTGCGGCGTTTGCGGGCTTCCGCAGCAGTCAGCGGCGCGGGCGCCACCGGGCCGCGCTTGCGGGCGGCCTCGCTGCGCTTGGGTGTGGGCCGGCCCTTGGGGGCGGTGGTCTTGGCCTCAGCAGCCGCTCTCGCATCCCCCTCGTGGCCGGTCTCGGCGGTGTCTTCGGCCACATCCGAATCCGGAGTCCGCTCGTTGTCTTTCTTTCGGCCCAGCAAGTTCACGCCTGTCAGGTTACTTCCGGTGGCGGGCGGTCCCGCCGGGACCTGGGGACAAACTCGGGAATAGGGCCGGGACAAGGTACCGTTGACGTAGTACGCCGCACGTTGATGAGGCCACACAGGAGACGTAATGACTGTTCAGGGAGAGTCGGCCCTGCAAAATGAGACGG
The nucleotide sequence above comes from Mycolicibacterium moriokaense. Encoded proteins:
- a CDS encoding bifunctional adenosylcobinamide kinase/adenosylcobinamide-phosphate guanylyltransferase; protein product: MRILVLGGIRSGKSQWAEAAIAESAGASAAVRYLATGPAPEGDAEWSARVDAHRQRRPAGWTTIETVDVATQLRADGTMATVVDDVGTWLTAAMDRAGAWTGGSVSADIDDLVDAVASYGSPLALVSPEVGLTVVPATESGWRFADALGTLNQRLAAVCDRVVLVVAGQPVTVKATAL
- a CDS encoding DUF3043 domain-containing protein, yielding MNLLGRKKDNERTPDSDVAEDTAETGHEGDARAAAEAKTTAPKGRPTPKRSEAARKRGPVAPAPLTAAEARKRRKEMRSKLTREERKADKLARRAEMAERREKMMAGDDAYLLPRDKGPVRRYVRDIVDARRNVLGLFMPAALVLIFVMLSVPSLAVQQAISPAMLILVFIMVIDGFILGRKVNRLVDAKFPDNTETGWKLGFYAASRASQLRRMRAPRPQVERGAKIA